A genome region from Coturnix japonica isolate 7356 chromosome 13, Coturnix japonica 2.1, whole genome shotgun sequence includes the following:
- the IL17B gene encoding interleukin-17B, with protein MVLVPEAKDESRAAKGRRRGPSRLPTANPALAWAPDDPYTPMEDYERSIQDMVHQLRNGSEPGDTKCQVNLRLWRSNRRSLSPWAYSINHDATRIPADIPEARCLCTGCINPFTMQEDRTMASIPIYSRLPVRRLLCQAPGEVGHKASGRKKCHKKYQTVMETITVGCTCIF; from the exons ATGGTTCTGGTGCCAGAAGCCAAGgatgaaagcagagcagccaaAGGGAGAAGAAGGGGCCCTTCACGGCTCCCCACAGCCAATCCTGCCCTGGCCTGGGCCCCAGATGACCCCTACACTCCAATGGAGGACTATGAGCGCAGCATCCAGGACATGGTGCACCAGCTGAGGAACGGCTCCGAGCCAGGAGACACCAAATGCCAGGTCAACCTGCGGCTCTGGAGGTCCAACCGCAGGAGTCTGTCCCCCTGGGCCTACAG CATCAACCACGATGCCACACGGATCCCGGCAGACATCCCTGAGGCCCGGTGCCTCTGCACTGGCTGCATCAACCCCTTCACCATGCAGGAGGACCGCACCATGGCCAGCATCCCCATCTACAGCCGGCTGCCTGTCCGCAGGCTGCTCTGCCAGGCACCAGGAGAGGTGGGGCACAAGGCCTCCGGGAGGAAGAAGTGTCACAAGAAATACCAGACAGTCATGGAGACCATCACTGTGGGCTGCACTTGCATTTTCTGA
- the PCYOX1L gene encoding prenylcysteine oxidase-like, with protein sequence MAPPLTALLLPALAALLPVPAAARAPPRSIAVVGAGLGGSSVAYFLQQHFGPQVQLDVYEQGGVGGRLATVTVNKQQYESRAASIHALSLHMQDFVKTLGLRQRREVPGKSAVFSGEHFVLEETDWYLLNLFRLWWHYGISFLRLQMWVEEVMEKFMRIYKYQAHGYAFSSLEELLRSLGGEAFINMTQRSVAEALLEVGVTQRFVDDVIAAVLRSSYGQSVLVPAFAGAMSLAGAQGSTWAVEGGNKLVCSGLLKLTKANVIHGRVTGVSLHSSEGRALYQVHYTSSEGQGSAFYDMVVVSTALHPSRSNFSFQNFEPPIDNFPGTFQPSVTSVVHGYLNSSYFGFPDPKLFPFASILTTDTPALFFNAMDNICPVNISAGFRRKQPQEAAVWRVLSQQPLDKQQLKTLFKSYYSVQVTEWPSHPRYDSTKSLPPIVLHENLFYLSGVEWVASSMEMIAVAAKNVALLAYNRWYQDLEKIDQKDLMHKVKTEL encoded by the exons ATGGCCCCGCCGCTCACCGCGCTGCTGCTGCCGGCTCTGGCCGCCCTCCTGCCCGTCCCCGCGGCCGCCCGCGCCCCGCCGCGCAGCATCG CCGTGGTGGGCGCCGGGCTGGGCGGCTCGTCCGTCGCCTACTTCTTGCAGCAGCACTTCGGGCCGCAGGTGCAGCTGGATGTGTACGAGCAGGGCGGCGTGGGAGGCCGGTTGGCCACCGTCACCGTCAACAAGCAGCAGTACGAGAGCCGGGCAGCGTCCATCCACGCGCTCAGCCTGCACATGCAGGACTTCGTCAAGACGCTGG GGCTCAGGCAGCGCCGCGAGGTGCCGGGGAAGAGCGCCGTGTTCAGCGGGGAGCACTTTGTGCTGGAGGAAACAGACTGGTACCTGCTGAACCTCTTCCGGCTCTGGTGGCACTATGGGATCAGCTTCCTGCGCCTGCAGATGTGGGTGGAGGAGGTGATGGAGAAGTTCATGAG GATCTACAAGTACCAGGCACATGGTTACGCCTTCTccagcctggaggagctgctgcgCTCGCTGGGAGGTGAAGCCTTCATCAACATGACGCAGCGCTCGGTGGCCGAGGCTCTGCTGGAGGTGGGCGTCACACAGCGCTTTGTGGACGATGTCATTGCAGCCGTGCTGCGCTCCAGCTACGGCCAGTCGGTGTTGGTGCCCGCCTTTGCAG GAGCCATGTCGCTGGCGGGGGCCCAGGGCAGCACGTGGGCAGTGGAAGGAGGCAACAAGTTGGTGTGCTCAGGCCTGTTGAAGCTGACCAAAGCCAACGTCATTCATGGCAGGGTGACGGGTGTCTCTCTGCACAGCTCAG AGGGGAGAGCCCTGTACCAGGTGCACTACACCAGCAGCGAAGGCCAGGGCTCTGCGTTCTACGACATGGTGGtggtgagcacagccctgcaccccaGCAGGAGCAACTTCAGCTTCCAGAACTTCGAGCCGCCCATTGACAACTTCCCCGGCACCTTCCAGCCCTCCGTCACCTCCGTGGTGCACGGCTACCTCAATTCCTCCTACTTTGGCTTCCCTGACCCCAAGCTCTTCCCCTTCGCCAGCATCCTCACCACTGACACTCCCGCCCTCTTCTTCAACGCCATGGACAACATCTGTCCTGTCAATATCTCAGCGGGGTTCCGTCGCAAGCAGCCccaggaggcagcagtgtgGCGGGTCCTCTCCCAGCAGCCACTggacaagcagcagctgaagaccCTCTTCAAGTCCTATTACTCGGTGCAGGTGACGGAGTGGCCGTCACACCCCCGCTACGACTCCACCAAGTCGCTGCCACCCATCGTACTCCATGAAAACCTCTTCTACCTCAGCGGCGTGGAGTGGGTGGCCAGCTCCATGGAGATGATTGCCGTGGCGGCCAAAAATGTGGCCCTGCTGGCTTACAACCGCTGGTACCAGGACCTGGAGAAGATAGACCAGAAGGACTTGATGCACAAGGTGAAGACTGAGCTGTGA
- the GRPEL2 gene encoding grpE protein homolog 2, mitochondrial, protein MAGSSVRAGARLCVRAARHGSLYFREPLCVFSTAAQQRSTGDECGPEDPRDEPKHPLPDCALEHKAVKLEEQVRDLTERYRKALADSENVRRRTQKFVEDAKLFGIQSFCRDLVEVADILEKTAESAAEEAEPTNPNPTLQKIYEGLSLIEAKLQSVFAKHGLQKMSPVGDKYDPYDHEIVCHVPAEGLQPGTIALVTQDGYKLHGRTIRHALVGVAVESQE, encoded by the exons ATGGCCGGCAGCTCGGTGCGGGCCGGGGCTCGGCTGTGTGTCCGAGCGGCAAGGCACGGAAG TTTGTATTTCAGGGAGCCCCTGTGtgttttcagcactgcagctcagcagagaagtaCAGGAGATGAGTGTGGGCCTGAAGATCCCCGTGATGAGCCGAAGCATCCCCTTCCTGACTGTGCCTTAGAGCACAAAGCTGTCAAATTAGAAGAGCAAGTTCGGGACTTAACT GAACGATACAGGAAAGCTTTGGCAGATTCTGAGAATGTCCGGAGGAGAACGCAGAAGTTTGTGGAAGATGCCAAGCTCTTTG GGATCCAGAGTTTCTGCAGGGACCTTGTGGAGGTAGCAGATATCTTGGAGAAGACTGCTGAGagtgctgcagaggaagcagagccCACTAATCCAAATCCAACCCTACAGAAAATCTACGAGGGCCTCTCTCTCATAGAGGCCAAATTGCAAAGTGTATTTGCCAAACACGGCCTTCAGAAGATGAGCCCTGTTGGTGACAAATACGATCCATACGACCATGAAATAGTTTGCCATGTCCCAGCTGAGGGGCTGCAGCCGGGCACGATAGCACTGGTGACTCAGGATGGCTACAAACTCCATGGTCGCACTATCAGACACGCTCTTGTTGGCGTGGCCGTGGAGTCACAGGAGTGA
- the AFAP1L1 gene encoding actin filament-associated protein 1-like 1 isoform X2 produces the protein MDRLSVLDQLLPELSILLKLLDHEYLSATAQEKKVAVSSILQKLQPPTGKDTDFMYVNTASLSNGTSFVESLFEEFDCDLRDLRDMQEDDGDTNDSVGVELTRNQPAKSAPADPPPPLPTTPPPEDYYEEALPLGPGKAPEYITSRNNDSDAMSSSYESYDEEEEEGKGQQLTHQWPSEEASMNLVKDCRICAFLLRKKRFGQWAKQLTIIRDGKLLCYKSSKDRQPHVEVLLSTCNVIYVPKDGRRKKHELRFSLPGAEALVLAVQSKEQAEEWLKVIKEASSAGASGMEVPTSPVMPCKMDLDKRLSQEKHTSDSDSVATGETCSPMARREHCENGKGKKSGLADLKGSMSRAAGKKITRIISFSKKKPSPEDTQTSSTEEDIPCCGYLSVLVNQCWKERWCRLKANTLYFHKDRTDLRTHVNAINLRGCEVVPGLGPKHPFAFRILRSGQEVAALEASCSEDLGRWLGLLLVETGSKTAPEALHYDYVDVETIANIVTAVRHSYLWASSSQDSRPDSSRVVYDDVPYEKVQAEEESGRPAGAQVKRHASSCSEKSRRIDPQVKVKRHASNANQYRYGKNRAEEDARRFLTEKDKLEKEKAAIRSELVLLRKERRELREAMKSSSGVKLQDLEQRVALLEEQCRQKEERRVDLELQLSEVKEQLKQSLAGGPALGLAVTGKAENGEATNKPNGSPPEHLVPVNSAAELRKRSPSILPANKGNVLRKAKEWEKKQT, from the exons TGCTGGACCAGCTCCTTCCAGAGCTCAGCATCCTGCTCAAGCTGCTGGACCATGAGTACCTGAGTGCCACGGCCCAGGAAAAGAAGGTGGCTGTGTCCTCCattctgcagaagctgcagccaCCCACAG GGAAGGACACGGACTTCATGTATGTGAACACGGCCTCCCTGAGCAATGGCACCAGCTTTGTGGAGTCACTCTTCGAGGAGTTTG ACTGTGACCTGCGGGATCTCCGGGATATGCAGGAGGATGATGGGGATACTAATGACAGCGTTGGTGTGGAGCTCACGAGGAACCAGCCAGCAAAGAGC GCTCCTGCAGACCCCCCTCCGCCTCTGCCCACCACCCCCCCACCTGAGGATTACTATGAGGAAGCGCTGCCCCTGGGCCCAGGCAAGGCCCCCGAGTACATCACCTCCCGCA ACAACGACTCAGATGCCATGAGCAGTTCCTACGAATCTTATGacgaagaggaggaggaggggaaaggcCAGCAGCTGACACACCAGTGGCCATCAGAAGAAGCCTCCATGAACCTGGTGAAGGACTGTAGAATATGCGCTTTCCTGCTGCGCAAGAAGCGGTTCGGGCAGTGGGCCAAGCAGCTCACCATCATACGGGATGGCAAACTGCTG TGCTACAAAAGCTCCAAGGACCGGCAGCCACACGTGgaagtgctgctgagcaccTGCAATGTCATCTATGTCCCCAAGGATGGGCGACGCAAGAAGCACGAGCTGCGTTTCTCACTGCCCGGTGCTGAGGCactggtgctggctgtgcagagcaAGGAGCAGGCTGAGGAATGGCTGAAG GTGATAAAGGAAGCAAGCAGTGCAGGAGCAAGTGGGATGGAAGTCCCCACGTCCCCAGTGATGCCCTGCAAGATGGACCTGGATAAG AGGCTGTCACAGGAGAAGCACACCTCTGACTCAGACAGTGTGGCGACGGGTGAGACCTGCTCCCCCATGGCCCGCAGAGAGCACTGTGAGAATG GGAAAGGCAAGAAAAGTGGCTTGGCTGACCTGAAGGGCTCAATGAGCCgggcagcagggaagaagaTCACCAGGATCATCAGCTTCTCCAAGAAGAAGCCTTCCCCCGAGGACACGCAGACCTCCTCCACTGAGGAGGATATCCCATGCTGCG GCTACTTGAGCGTCCTGGTCAACCAGTGCTGGAAGGAGCGCTGGTGCCGCCTCAAGGCCAACACCCTCTACTTCCACAAGGACCGCACCGACCTGCGCACCCACGTCAACGCCATCAACCTCCGGGGCTGTGAGGTGGTCCCAGGGCTGGGCCCCAAACACCCCTTTGCATTCCGTATCCTGCGCAgtgggcaggaggtggctgcGTTAGAG GCAAGCTGCTCAGAAGATCTGGGCCGCTGGCTGGGCCTTCTCTTGGTGGAGACGGGCTCCAAGACTGCACCGGAGGCTTTACACTATGACTATGTGGATGTGGAGACGATTGCTAACATTGTGACAGCCGTCAGGCACTCCTACCT GTgggccagcagctcccaggacaGCCGACCTGACTCCTCCCGTGTGGTGTACGATGATGTCCCCTATGAAAAGGTTCAG GCTGAGGAGGAGTCAGGACGGCCAGCGGGAGCCCAGGTGAAGCGCCATGCCTCCTCCTGCAGCGAGAAGTCGCGGCGAATTGACCCACAGGTCAAAGTGAAGAGACACGCATCAA ATGCCAACCAGTACAGGTATGGGAAGAACCGGGCTGAGGAGGATGCCAGGCGTTTTCTGACAGAGAAGGATaagctggagaaggaaaaagcagcaatccGCAGTGAGCTGGTACTGCTGcggaaagagaggagagagctgCGGGAAGCCATGAAAAGCAGCTCAG GAGTGAAGCTGCAGGACCTGGAGCAGCGTGTGGCTTTGTTGGAGGAGCAGTGCCGGCAGAAGGAGGAGCGCCGCGTCGACCTGGAGCTCCAGCTAAGCGAAgtgaaggagcagctgaagcagtCGTTGGCAGGAGGGCCGGCCCTGGGGCTGGCTGTGACTGGCAAGGCTGAGAATGGG GAAGCTACAAACAAGCCAAATGGGAGCCCCCCTGAGCACTTGGTTCCTGTTAACAGCGCAGCTGAACTGAGAAAGAGAAGCCCTTCCATCCTTCCTGCCAACAAGGGCAATGTGCTGAGGAAAGCCAAG gaatgggaaaagaagcaGACTTAA
- the AFAP1L1 gene encoding actin filament-associated protein 1-like 1 isoform X1 yields MDRLSVLDQLLPELSILLKLLDHEYLSATAQEKKVAVSSILQKLQPPTGKDTDFMYVNTASLSNGTSFVESLFEEFDCDLRDLRDMQEDDGDTNDSVGVELTRNQPAKSAPADPPPPLPTTPPPEDYYEEALPLGPGKAPEYITSRNSSSPPNSIMDGYYEDADSNYPVTRMNGEQKNSYNDSDAMSSSYESYDEEEEEGKGQQLTHQWPSEEASMNLVKDCRICAFLLRKKRFGQWAKQLTIIRDGKLLCYKSSKDRQPHVEVLLSTCNVIYVPKDGRRKKHELRFSLPGAEALVLAVQSKEQAEEWLKVIKEASSAGASGMEVPTSPVMPCKMDLDKRLSQEKHTSDSDSVATGETCSPMARREHCENGKGKKSGLADLKGSMSRAAGKKITRIISFSKKKPSPEDTQTSSTEEDIPCCGYLSVLVNQCWKERWCRLKANTLYFHKDRTDLRTHVNAINLRGCEVVPGLGPKHPFAFRILRSGQEVAALEASCSEDLGRWLGLLLVETGSKTAPEALHYDYVDVETIANIVTAVRHSYLWASSSQDSRPDSSRVVYDDVPYEKVQAEEESGRPAGAQVKRHASSCSEKSRRIDPQVKVKRHASNANQYRYGKNRAEEDARRFLTEKDKLEKEKAAIRSELVLLRKERRELREAMKSSSGVKLQDLEQRVALLEEQCRQKEERRVDLELQLSEVKEQLKQSLAGGPALGLAVTGKAENGEATNKPNGSPPEHLVPVNSAAELRKRSPSILPANKGNVLRKAKEWEKKQT; encoded by the exons TGCTGGACCAGCTCCTTCCAGAGCTCAGCATCCTGCTCAAGCTGCTGGACCATGAGTACCTGAGTGCCACGGCCCAGGAAAAGAAGGTGGCTGTGTCCTCCattctgcagaagctgcagccaCCCACAG GGAAGGACACGGACTTCATGTATGTGAACACGGCCTCCCTGAGCAATGGCACCAGCTTTGTGGAGTCACTCTTCGAGGAGTTTG ACTGTGACCTGCGGGATCTCCGGGATATGCAGGAGGATGATGGGGATACTAATGACAGCGTTGGTGTGGAGCTCACGAGGAACCAGCCAGCAAAGAGC GCTCCTGCAGACCCCCCTCCGCCTCTGCCCACCACCCCCCCACCTGAGGATTACTATGAGGAAGCGCTGCCCCTGGGCCCAGGCAAGGCCCCCGAGTACATCACCTCCCGCA ACAGCTCCAGCCCCCCCAACTCTATCATGGATGGCTACTATGAGGACGCAGACAGCAACTACCCCGTCACCAGGATGAACGGGGAGCAGAAGAACTCTT ACAACGACTCAGATGCCATGAGCAGTTCCTACGAATCTTATGacgaagaggaggaggaggggaaaggcCAGCAGCTGACACACCAGTGGCCATCAGAAGAAGCCTCCATGAACCTGGTGAAGGACTGTAGAATATGCGCTTTCCTGCTGCGCAAGAAGCGGTTCGGGCAGTGGGCCAAGCAGCTCACCATCATACGGGATGGCAAACTGCTG TGCTACAAAAGCTCCAAGGACCGGCAGCCACACGTGgaagtgctgctgagcaccTGCAATGTCATCTATGTCCCCAAGGATGGGCGACGCAAGAAGCACGAGCTGCGTTTCTCACTGCCCGGTGCTGAGGCactggtgctggctgtgcagagcaAGGAGCAGGCTGAGGAATGGCTGAAG GTGATAAAGGAAGCAAGCAGTGCAGGAGCAAGTGGGATGGAAGTCCCCACGTCCCCAGTGATGCCCTGCAAGATGGACCTGGATAAG AGGCTGTCACAGGAGAAGCACACCTCTGACTCAGACAGTGTGGCGACGGGTGAGACCTGCTCCCCCATGGCCCGCAGAGAGCACTGTGAGAATG GGAAAGGCAAGAAAAGTGGCTTGGCTGACCTGAAGGGCTCAATGAGCCgggcagcagggaagaagaTCACCAGGATCATCAGCTTCTCCAAGAAGAAGCCTTCCCCCGAGGACACGCAGACCTCCTCCACTGAGGAGGATATCCCATGCTGCG GCTACTTGAGCGTCCTGGTCAACCAGTGCTGGAAGGAGCGCTGGTGCCGCCTCAAGGCCAACACCCTCTACTTCCACAAGGACCGCACCGACCTGCGCACCCACGTCAACGCCATCAACCTCCGGGGCTGTGAGGTGGTCCCAGGGCTGGGCCCCAAACACCCCTTTGCATTCCGTATCCTGCGCAgtgggcaggaggtggctgcGTTAGAG GCAAGCTGCTCAGAAGATCTGGGCCGCTGGCTGGGCCTTCTCTTGGTGGAGACGGGCTCCAAGACTGCACCGGAGGCTTTACACTATGACTATGTGGATGTGGAGACGATTGCTAACATTGTGACAGCCGTCAGGCACTCCTACCT GTgggccagcagctcccaggacaGCCGACCTGACTCCTCCCGTGTGGTGTACGATGATGTCCCCTATGAAAAGGTTCAG GCTGAGGAGGAGTCAGGACGGCCAGCGGGAGCCCAGGTGAAGCGCCATGCCTCCTCCTGCAGCGAGAAGTCGCGGCGAATTGACCCACAGGTCAAAGTGAAGAGACACGCATCAA ATGCCAACCAGTACAGGTATGGGAAGAACCGGGCTGAGGAGGATGCCAGGCGTTTTCTGACAGAGAAGGATaagctggagaaggaaaaagcagcaatccGCAGTGAGCTGGTACTGCTGcggaaagagaggagagagctgCGGGAAGCCATGAAAAGCAGCTCAG GAGTGAAGCTGCAGGACCTGGAGCAGCGTGTGGCTTTGTTGGAGGAGCAGTGCCGGCAGAAGGAGGAGCGCCGCGTCGACCTGGAGCTCCAGCTAAGCGAAgtgaaggagcagctgaagcagtCGTTGGCAGGAGGGCCGGCCCTGGGGCTGGCTGTGACTGGCAAGGCTGAGAATGGG GAAGCTACAAACAAGCCAAATGGGAGCCCCCCTGAGCACTTGGTTCCTGTTAACAGCGCAGCTGAACTGAGAAAGAGAAGCCCTTCCATCCTTCCTGCCAACAAGGGCAATGTGCTGAGGAAAGCCAAG gaatgggaaaagaagcaGACTTAA